One window of Pseudomonadota bacterium genomic DNA carries:
- a CDS encoding flavodoxin family protein, which translates to MLRIVAFHGSPRVGGNSDILLQEVLKQIDREGHKIRFFRLNLMNIKPCQNCGGCDETGTCVIDDDMGGIYDAVRAADRVILSSPIFFFSLSAQSKIMIDRFQCFWCEKYLLNRPIPEGPHGRKGLLVLVGGMKKDIGIQCGEATAKAFFRTISVPEHETLSYLGIDHKGAILHHSTALEDARSAGERLIKL; encoded by the coding sequence ATGTTGAGAATAGTAGCCTTTCACGGAAGTCCAAGGGTTGGCGGTAACTCTGATATTTTACTTCAAGAGGTGTTGAAGCAAATAGATAGAGAAGGCCACAAAATAAGGTTTTTCAGGCTTAACCTCATGAACATAAAACCTTGTCAGAATTGCGGTGGTTGTGATGAGACAGGGACTTGCGTGATTGATGACGATATGGGTGGAATTTATGATGCAGTCAGGGCGGCAGACAGGGTTATCCTTTCCTCCCCGATTTTTTTCTTTAGCCTTTCTGCCCAGTCAAAAATCATGATCGACAGGTTTCAGTGTTTCTGGTGTGAAAAATACCTTCTCAACAGGCCGATTCCAGAGGGTCCACATGGGAGAAAAGGTCTTTTAGTGCTTGTAGGCGGTATGAAAAAAGACATAGGTATTCAATGTGGAGAAGCGACTGCTAAAGCATTCTTCAGGACAATTAGTGTTCCTGAACACGAGACGTTGAGCTATCTGGGCATTGATCATAAGGGTGCGATTCTTCATCATTCAACTGCATTAGAAGATGCGCGAAGCGCCGGTGAGAGGCTTATAAAATTATGA
- a CDS encoding branched-chain amino acid aminotransferase produces MRTTKTLKSRKHAVDYNNLGFGQHFSDHMFSCNYKNGKWDIPQIVPYGSISVSPSICSLHYGQIVFEGLKAFYAGDKINIFRPEKYHERFNRSCLRLCIPPVEYDLFIEGIKELVMLDGHWVPKSKGTSLYIRPFIFATDDFLGVRASDTYCFLIITSPVGAYYKEGINPVRLITSGEYTRAAKGGLGEAKTPANYAASLLPAQLAQAKGFTQVLWLDGVENRFIEEVGTMNIFFMINNRLITPSLEGTILSGVTRDSVIVLAKEWGIPVEERRVSIDELISSSKKGLLQEVFGTGTAAVISPVGEIRHEEETIIINNKRIGDLSQRLYDEITGIQYGEKEDRFSWRLSFSIPPNL; encoded by the coding sequence ATGAGAACAACAAAAACCTTAAAAAGTAGAAAACATGCAGTAGATTATAACAACTTAGGATTTGGCCAGCACTTTTCTGACCATATGTTCAGTTGTAATTATAAAAATGGTAAATGGGATATCCCGCAAATAGTCCCTTACGGCAGTATAAGCGTATCGCCCTCAATATGTTCTCTTCATTACGGACAGATTGTTTTTGAAGGTTTAAAGGCCTTTTATGCCGGTGACAAAATCAATATATTCCGTCCTGAAAAATATCATGAAAGATTTAACAGGTCGTGCCTGAGGCTCTGTATACCTCCAGTTGAATACGATTTATTTATCGAGGGCATAAAAGAGCTTGTAATGCTGGATGGGCACTGGGTACCCAAAAGCAAGGGGACCTCATTATACATTCGGCCATTTATTTTTGCCACAGACGATTTTCTTGGTGTGAGGGCCTCAGACACTTATTGCTTTCTAATTATCACCTCGCCTGTCGGCGCATATTATAAGGAAGGTATTAACCCTGTAAGGCTTATTACTTCAGGTGAATATACAAGAGCCGCAAAGGGCGGTCTCGGTGAGGCAAAGACGCCAGCCAATTATGCCGCCAGTTTATTACCTGCACAGCTTGCCCAGGCTAAAGGATTTACACAGGTATTATGGCTTGATGGCGTGGAGAACAGGTTTATTGAAGAAGTAGGAACTATGAATATCTTCTTTATGATCAACAATAGATTGATAACACCCTCCCTTGAGGGAACTATTTTGTCTGGCGTTACAAGAGACTCGGTGATAGTTCTTGCAAAAGAATGGGGTATTCCGGTTGAGGAACGTCGTGTATCTATAGATGAGTTGATCTCTTCATCAAAAAAAGGGTTATTGCAGGAAGTCTTCGGTACAGGGACGGCAGCCGTTATATCACCGGTAGGAGAAATAAGACATGAAGAAGAAACGATTATCATTAATAACAAGAGAATAGGGGATTTGTCTCAAAGATTATATGATGAGATAACAGGTATACAGTATGGGGAAAAAGAGGATAGATTTAGCTGGCGTCTTTCGTTCTCTATCCCTCCGAATCTATAA
- a CDS encoding rubrerythrin family protein, whose amino-acid sequence MSKTENNLKDAFAGESQANRKYLAFAKKAEDEGYKQAAKLFRAAAEAETVHAHNHLRELKGIRTTKENLEEAIGGETHEFTEMYPVMIEEAKAEGNNGAMRSFNIANEVEKIHAALYKKALETLGNNEETEYYICKVCGCTIEGEPPDTCPVCGAKKMAFYKVE is encoded by the coding sequence ATGTCTAAGACGGAAAATAATTTAAAAGATGCCTTTGCAGGAGAATCTCAGGCAAACAGGAAATACCTTGCCTTTGCAAAAAAGGCCGAAGATGAAGGTTATAAGCAGGCTGCAAAATTATTCAGAGCGGCGGCAGAGGCCGAAACGGTTCATGCACACAACCACTTGAGAGAACTTAAGGGCATAAGGACCACAAAAGAGAACCTTGAAGAGGCTATTGGCGGTGAAACACATGAGTTTACGGAGATGTATCCCGTTATGATTGAAGAAGCCAAAGCAGAAGGCAACAACGGAGCCATGAGAAGCTTTAATATTGCCAATGAAGTTGAGAAAATACACGCAGCGCTTTATAAAAAGGCGCTTGAAACACTGGGCAACAATGAAGAAACCGAATATTATATATGTAAAGTGTGTGGCTGTACGATAGAGGGTGAGCCGCCCGATACCTGCCCGGTATGCGGCGCCAAAAAGATGGCCTTTTATAAAGTAGAATAG